In the genome of Planctomycetota bacterium, the window TCGCCGATGGCGGCCAACTGGGCCGTGCGCTTCCTGGCCGACGTGCTGCTGCCCGACCTCGAGGCCTTCGAGCGCTTCGTGCGCGACGGCCAGTTCGAGCGCCTGCTGGAGGCCCGGGGGATTATAGCGCGCGAGGCGCCGTCAAGCCAGCCCCAGGCGGAGCTCGCCTGAATGAGCCCGCACGAGCCGTTCCACCTTCTCGGCGCCACGCGGGACGATCTGCGCGCCTGGCTCTCGGCCCAGGGCCAGCCCGCGTACCGCGCCGACCAGTTGCTCCACTGGCTCTACGCCTCCGAGGCCGCCAGCTTCGAGGTGATGGCCAACCTGCCCAAGGCCCTCCGCGCCGCACTCGCCCAGCGGGCCGTGGCCTATACCACCCGCGTTGCCGCCACCCGCATCAGCGCCGACGGCACCCAGAAGCTCCTCGTCGCCCTGGCCGACGGGGAGGCCGTGGAGACCGTGATCATCCCCGAAGGCCGGCGGCGTACGGTATGCGTCTCGACCCAGGTGGGCTGCGCGATTGGCTGCCTCTTCTGCGCGAGCGGCGCCGGCGGGCTTGTGCGGAATCTGGCGTCCGGGGAGATTGTCGAGCAGGCCCTCCACGCCCGGCGGGCCATGGCCCCGGCGCACCTCACCCACCTCGTGGTCATGGGCATGGGCGAGCCGCTGATGAATCTGGACGCGCTGCTGCGTGCGCTCGGTGTGTTCACTGCCCCGTGGGGCCTCGCCCTCGGCCCGCGGCGGGTCACGGTGTCCACCGTCGGCCTTCCCGAGGGCATCCGGCGGCTGGCCGCCGAGGGGCCGGGGGTGAACCTGGCCGTCTCGCTGCACGCCGCCGACGACGTGACGCGCGCGCGCCTCGTGCCCCACGCGCGCCCCGTGGCCCAGGTGGTGGCGGCGGCACGCCACTACCTGCACCACACAGGGCGCGAGGTGACCTTCGAGTGCGTGCTCGTGGCCGGCGTGAACGACTCGCCTGCCGACGCCCAGGGCCTCGCCGACGCGGTCGGGCGCGAGCCGATCCTGGTGAACCTTCTGCCCCTCAACCCGGCGGCGGGCCGGGGCCTGGAGGAGCCGCCGCCGACGCGGGTCGAGCGGTTCGTGGCCGAACTCCAGCGGCGGGGGGTGCGGGTGCAGGTGCGCCGGCGACGGGGCGCCGACATCGAGGGAGCCTGCGGGCAACTGCGCCGGCGGGCCGTTCCCACCGCGGGCGGCGACAGTGCAACCCTTGATGCCGCTAAGAGTTGTGACTGAGCCGCCCCGCCGCTTTTCGTGTTGACCCCTCTGGGCCGGTTGTGCTATAATCAGGGTCCGCCTCGCGCGGGGTTTGGCGGGGATGGTCCGGTTGGAGGGCAGGTGTTCGCGCTGCCCCTGGGCTGTCGCGTTCGGGAGGGGTGCCCCCCCCGACTTGCGCCATCGGGCGCCGAGACACGAGTATGGCAGCGATCCTTCGAGTCGTGAACGGCCAGCGAGCGGGGCAGCGGGTCACCGTGGGCGCTGGGGAGACCCTCTCCATCGGACGCTCCGGGGAGAGCGACCTCCAGCTTCTGGGCCTGGGCGTCTCGCGCTTCCACTGCGTGGTCGAAGAGCACGCCGACGACGTGGTGGTGGCCGACCTCAACTCCAGCAACGGCACGTTCGTGAACGGCCAGCGGGTCAAGCGCCAGCCGCTCCGCGTGGGCGACGAGATCGAGATCGGCACGATCAAACTGGTGGTGGAGGCCGTGCCTCAGCGGCGGGCCGAGCCCGTGAGCTGCTACTTCACCGAGTCGAGCGGCAGCGAGACGCGCGTGGTGCCGGTCGTCAAGCTGCCGGACGCCACAGAAGCCGCGTTCCCGGGTGCCGCGGGCCAGGGCGACCAGGAACTGCGCCGCCACCTGGGCGCCCTCGAGAAAGTCTACAAGGCCATCGCGGCCGAGGAGCGCCCTGCGCGGCTGATGGCGATGGTGATGGACACCGTGCTCGAGGTCGTGCGCGCCGAGCGGGGCTTTCTGCTCCTCAGCGAGCGCGGCGGCGGCCTGCGCGCGCAGGTGGCCCGCACGGCGCCCTGGGCCTCGGTGGACCCCCGCCTGCCGGTCAGCCGCTCGGTGCTGCGGGCCTCCATCGAGCGCGGCGCCTCCGTGCTCTGCCCCGACCTCCAGGCCGGCGCCAACGGCGCCAACGGCGCCCAGGCGCCCACCGGCCACACCCGCTCGGTGCTGTGCGCCCCGCTCCAGTCGGGCGACCGCGTGCTCGGCGCGCTCTACCTGGACGTGGCGGCGAGCACCTGGCAATTCACGAAGCAGGACGCCGAGATCGTGGGCGCGATCGCCCGCCACACGGGCCTCGCCCTCCACAAGGCCGAGCTGGTGGACGACCTCGAACGCCTCTTCGTGGGCGCCATCGAAACTCTCGTGGCCGCGGTGGAGGCGAAGGACATCTACACGTACGGTCACTCGGCGCGCGTGAGCAAGCTGGCCCGCCGCATCGCCGAGGGCATGGGCCTCGCCGAACCCGAGCAGGAGCAGGTGAAGCTCGCCGGCCTCCTCCACGACATCGGCAAGATCGGCATCCCCGAGGCCGTGCTGAGCCAGCGCGGACACCTGACCGACGACGAGTGGGCCTACGTGCGCAGCCACCCCCAGATCGGCGAGAGCATCATCCGCCAGATGGGCAGC includes:
- the rlmN gene encoding 23S rRNA (adenine(2503)-C(2))-methyltransferase RlmN, which encodes MSPHEPFHLLGATRDDLRAWLSAQGQPAYRADQLLHWLYASEAASFEVMANLPKALRAALAQRAVAYTTRVAATRISADGTQKLLVALADGEAVETVIIPEGRRRTVCVSTQVGCAIGCLFCASGAGGLVRNLASGEIVEQALHARRAMAPAHLTHLVVMGMGEPLMNLDALLRALGVFTAPWGLALGPRRVTVSTVGLPEGIRRLAAEGPGVNLAVSLHAADDVTRARLVPHARPVAQVVAAARHYLHHTGREVTFECVLVAGVNDSPADAQGLADAVGREPILVNLLPLNPAAGRGLEEPPPTRVERFVAELQRRGVRVQVRRRRGADIEGACGQLRRRAVPTAGGDSATLDAAKSCD
- a CDS encoding HD domain-containing protein, producing the protein MAAILRVVNGQRAGQRVTVGAGETLSIGRSGESDLQLLGLGVSRFHCVVEEHADDVVVADLNSSNGTFVNGQRVKRQPLRVGDEIEIGTIKLVVEAVPQRRAEPVSCYFTESSGSETRVVPVVKLPDATEAAFPGAAGQGDQELRRHLGALEKVYKAIAAEERPARLMAMVMDTVLEVVRAERGFLLLSERGGGLRAQVARTAPWASVDPRLPVSRSVLRASIERGASVLCPDLQAGANGANGAQAPTGHTRSVLCAPLQSGDRVLGALYLDVAASTWQFTKQDAEIVGAIARHTGLALHKAELVDDLERLFVGAIETLVAAVEAKDIYTYGHSARVSKLARRIAEGMGLAEPEQEQVKLAGLLHDIGKIGIPEAVLSQRGHLTDDEWAYVRSHPQIGESIIRQMGSDRVAMLCQLVRHHHERLDGTGYPDGLTGDAIPLGARILSVADAYDAMRSNRPYRSPYSAKEAIAELRLNSGRQFDAEAIEALAELRSEARQAAGAEEA